The Caretta caretta isolate rCarCar2 chromosome 10, rCarCar1.hap1, whole genome shotgun sequence genome has a window encoding:
- the USP8 gene encoding ubiquitin carboxyl-terminal hydrolase 8 isoform X3, giving the protein MPAGASVPKELYLCTSLKDLNKKTEIKAEKTSTKNYVQSALKIFKAAEECRLDRDEEKAYVLYMKYVTVYNLIKKRPDFKQQQDYFHSILGPTNIKKAIEEAERLSDSLKLRYEEAEVRKKLEEKEKQEEQQKKQEVKDDGKALAKNASENAIDSKGQNQRINGEKKCAVERKDQFDRLSASVFQGAITAEKLFPMMMDKNIELLIMDARSLKDYQESCIPNSISVPEEAISPGVTANWIEAKLPDSSKDPWKKRGHVDYVVLLDWFSSARDLQLGTTLQSLKDALFKWESKTILRSEPLVLEGGYETWLLCYPQHTTNAKVTLPSRGKSEVVSVSLDFTYPSLEEPAPPPPPVVHIKPTPVEVTENDEMENNQKGRTGSHNTTNPSAPSAAIPQTDISPVVHPIYAVTNVPQIDRTKKPSAKFLDDVNSPKSEATTLDKHPIQNGRMIPDRSTKPPFDAKAMLTEEEKSRIHAETASLLEKSKREKELRERQQEKQREKLKLEKQEQEEKENREKLQQAKEERERRLQEDQAIREQKEKEEQERARKEVLEAKRQNKTEHENTAAKNPELDKVSADEREKGIQTPEMQRRALGDTSVTGVSVSSKHTGVKGQPESGAQREDTEQDTERLKSQREPLMRARSEEMGRIVPGLPAGWAKFLDPITGTFRYYHSPTNTVQMYPPEMAPSSTPPSTPPTHKGKPQVTTERDREHSKLKRSYSSPDITQAIQEEEKKKIPVTPAISRENKPVYYTKAEISRLSAPQIRNLNPVFGGLGPALTGLRNLGNTCYMNSILQCLCNAPLLADYFNRNLYQDDINRLNLLGHKGEVAEEFGIIMKALWTGQYRYVSPKDFKITIGKINDQFSGYSQQDSQELLLFLMDGLHEDLNKADNRKRYKEENNDHIDDFKAADLAWHKHKQLNESIVVALFQGQFKSTVQCLTCHKKSRTFEAFMYLSLPLASTSKCTLQECLRLFSKEEKLTDNNRFYCSHCKTRRDSLKKLEIWKLPPVLLVHLKRFSYDGRWKQKLQTSVDFPLESLDLSHYVIGPKSNLKRYNLFSVSICICWTIKGASSFLRTPNQKSTYIFYTNTFIKVLIKC; this is encoded by the exons ATGCCTGCTGGGGCTTCTGTACCTAAGGAACTGTACCTCTGTACTTCACTGAAAGATCTTAACAAGAAGACAGAAATAAAAGCAGAGAAGACCAGTACAAAAAA TTATGTGCAGAGTGCCCTTAAGATCTTCAAGGCAGCGGAGGAATGCAGATTGGACAGAGATGAAGAAAAGGCCTACGTCCTATATATGAAATATGTGACTGTATATAATCTTATTAAAAAAAGACCTGATTTCAAGCAACAACAG GATTACTTTCATTCTATACTGGGACCTACAAACATAAAAAAAGCTAttgaagaagctgaaagactCTCAGACAGTCTGAAACTGAG ATATGAGGAAGCTGAAGTTCGGAAAAAGCttgaagaaaaagagaaacaagaagagcaacagaaaaagCAAGAAGTAAAAGATGATGGAAAGGCTTTAGCCAAAAACGCTTCAGAAAATGCCATAGATTCCAAAGGACAAAACCAAAGG ATCAATGGTGAGAAGAAGTGTGCAGTGGAAAGAAAAGATCAATTTGACAGATTGAGTG CTTCTGTATTTCAAGGAGCAATCACTGCTGAGAAACTGTTTCCAATGATGATGGACAAAAACATCGAATTGCTCATAATGGATGCTCGAAGCTTGAAAGATTATCAGGAATCTTGTATTCCAAATTCCATCAGTGTTCCAGAAGAGGCTATCAGTCCTGG AGTCACTGCTAATTGGATTGAAGCTAAACTCCCAGATAGTTCTAAAGATCCCTGGAAGAAGAGGGGACATGTTGATTATGTTGTACTGCTTGACTGGTTTAGTTCTGCAAGAGACTTGCAGCTAGGAACAACTCTACAGAGCCTGAAAGATGCACTTTTTAAG TGGGAAAGTAAGACTATACTACGGAGTGAGCCTTTAGTCTTGGAAGGAGGTTATGAGACCTGGCTTCTTTGCTATCCCCAACACACAACAAATGCCAAAGTAACTCTACCCTCACGTGGCAAGAGTGAAGTAGTGTCTGTCTCTT TGGATTTTACTTATCCCTCTCTGGAAGAGccagctcctcctccaccacctgttGTCCATATAAAGCCCACTCCAGTAGAAGTGACTGAGAATGATGAAATGGAAAATAATCAAAAGGGGAGGACAGGATCACATAACACAACAAATCCAAGTGCACCAAGTGCTGCTATCCCTCAAACTGACATTTCACCTGTAGTGCACCCAATATATGCTGTGACAAATGTCCCACAG ATTGATCGTACTAAAAAGCCTTCAGCAAAATTTCTTGATGATGTTAATAGTCCAAAATCTGAAGCTACAACTCTTGACAAACATCCTATTCAGAATGGAAGAATGATTCCAGACCGTTCCACAAAGCCACCGTTTGATGCAAAGGCCATGCTGACAGAAGAAGAGAAAAGCCGTATACACGCAGAAACGGCTTCCTTGTTGGAGAAGAGCAAACGGGAAAAAGAATTGCGGGAAAGACAACAAGAGAAACAAAGAGAGAAGCTCAAATTGGAGAAGCAggaacaggaagaaaaggagaacCGAGAAAAGCTACAGCAagcaaaagaagagagagagaggagactgCAGGAAGATCAGGCAATTAGggaacaaaaggaaaaggaagaacaagagAGAGCACGCAAAGAAGTATTAGAAgcaaaaagacaaaataaaactgagcatgaaaacactgctgcaaaaaaccCTGAGCTTGATAAAGTATCTGCGGACGAAAGAGAAAAGGGGATTCAAACACCAGAAATGCAGAGGCGTGCGTTAGGAGATACATCTGTGACAGGGGTGTCAGTCTCAAGCAAG CATACTGGGGTTAAAGGACAACCAGAAAGTGGAGCTCAAAGAGAGGATACTGAACAAGATACTGAAAGACTTAAA TCCCAGCGAGAGCCATTGATGAGAGCACGAAGTGAGGAAATGGGGAGGATAGTACCAGGATTGCCTGCAGGCTGGGCAAAG TTTCTGGATCCAATCACTGGGACTTTTCGTTATTACCATTCACCAACAAATACTGTTCAGATGTATCCCCCGGAAATGGCTCCTTCATCCACCCCTCCATCCACTCCACCAACTCATAAAGGCAAGCCACAGGTGACTACTGAACGGGACAGAGAACACTCCAAATTGAAGCGATCCTACTCTTCACCAGATATAACCCAAGCCAttcaggaggaagagaagaaaaaaattcctGTAACTCCTGCAATCAGTCGTGAAAATAA ACCAGTATATTACACTAAAGCTGAAATCTCAAGGCTCTCTGCACCACAGATTCGTAATCTCAACCCTGTGTTTGGGGGATTGGGACCAGCTCTCACAGGGCTTCGTAATTTAGGGAACACTTGCTATATGAACTCCATATTGCAGTGTCTCTGCAATGCACCACTTCTGGCTGATTATTTCAATAGAAATTTGTATCAAGATGACATTAACAG GTTAAACCTCTTGGGGCATAAAGGCGAAGTGGCAGAAGAGTTTGGCATCATAATGAAAGCATTGTGGACAGGACAATACCGATATGTCAGtccaaaagattttaaaattacaattggGAAGATCAATGACCAATTTTCAGGATACAGTCAGCAAGACTCCCAAGAATTGCTCTTGTTTTTAATGGATGGACTGCATGAAGACCTAAATAAA GCTGACAATCGGAAGAGGTATAAGGAAGAAAATAATGATCATATTGATGACTTCAAAGCAGCAGATCTAGCCTGGCACAAACACAAGCAGCTCAATGAATCTATTGTTGTGGCACTTTTTCAAGGCCAGTTCAAATCCACAGTGCAATGTCTTACGTGTCACAAAAAGTCCCGAACATTTGAGGCTTTCATGTATTTGTCATTGCCACTTGCATCCACTAGTAAATGTACACTACAG GAATGCCTTAGATTATTCTCCAAAGAGGAGAAACTTACAGATAACAACAGGTTTTACTGTAGCCATTGCAAAACACGAAGGGATTCTTTGAAAAAATTAGAGATTTGGAAATTGCCACCAGTTCTTCTGGTGCACTTGAAACG ATTCTCGTATGATGGAAGGTGGAAGCAAAAGCTGCAGACATCTGTAGATTTCCCTTTGGAAAGTCTTGACCTGTCACACTATGTTATTGGTCCAAAGAGTAATTTGAAGAGATACAATCTATTTTCAGTATCG